From the Nodularia sphaerocarpa UHCC 0038 genome, the window TACAACTGGCGCAGTTAGTAAAGCGTATGGTTCTTGGATCGGTGTTGTATCGATGCGCCATAGTTTTATCATTGATCCCGAAGGAATTTTGCGTGAGACTTTTGTGAAAGTTAACCCATCAGTCCACAGTACAGAAGTTCTGGCGCAACTTGACAAATTGCAGTCTATGAAGCTATCAGCTTCTTAACCTTGAGTAACTGGAGGATGAGGGCGATGATTAGACAGTCTCCCTCATCTATTCTCAGCTTTTTCCTGAAGGAGCGATCGCCAGTTTTCAATTGCCTCTTCTGTCCACAACCAATTATTACTCAATTTATTAATCTGGAAATTCACAGGATCATTAGTGATCACCATATTTTTCAACTTGATTGCTTCATTCAGATATTGTCTTTGTTTATTAGTACCAGGTTGATTAGATGCAGATGTATACAGCCCCAGCGCTAACCCAGCATAGGAAGTTAACGCATCCTCAGAAAGTTTCCTATTGCTCGCTACTGGGACAGTAGAGGCTGTATTTTGCTGTTTGAGAGCCAAATCCAAAGCCTTGAACCAAGAGTTATTAGCACGATTTAAATTATCTTCTGCATAGTAGGCAAATCCCAACGCATTATTATACAAAAGCGAATCCGGTTGAGATTTTACAGCACTTTCCCAATAACGGCGGGCATCATCAATGCTGTATTTTTTGTCACCAATCTGGACAAACTGCCACGCTAATCTCCCCTTAAAGAAGTTAACAGATGGATCATCGAGTTGGTTTGGCGGAACTAAATTCAGGGCGGTTTCAGCAGCCGATAGCGCACCACGATTCAGCAATTCTGCTACCGCTACCAGCCCCCCTTGCAAGTCGCCCCGGCTTAATTTCTCTGTAGCCTGGGCTGTAACAATTCCAGTAGCCGCCTTTGTGATGTCGGTTTCTGGCTGACTTTCGCGGAATGGAGGCTGGGTATAAATTCGCGGGATATCAGGTGAAAATGATGGTTGTTGATTGTGCAACCACAAACCCAAGCCAATAATCATCACCAAACCTACCGTAAGCTTTCCTGCGGAACGCTGGGCGATCGCTAACGCACTTGCCACAATACCGACAATAGGCCGCAGTCGATCATGAGTACGAGGTCGAGGACGTGATGAAGCTGGTGGGGATGATTTTCTTAAAGGGGGATTTTGCCTATCTTGTGTAAAATTTTGAGTAGCTTCGCTGACAGTTTCCGGCATTTCTCCCCATAAATCTACTTGCTGATTCAGAGACGCAACATCTGACGCAGCCGGATCTTCAGGAAGTTGGTTGTTAACAATCGGTTGCACAAGTCCCCGATGCATAAACACTTGGTCATTTGCTGCTTTTTGGTGATCAAGCTGACGAAACAAATCCGAAACTAAAGCCGAATCTTCTGCATAGTGAGGATCATCATCAGACTCAATTTCATCAACTAAATCCCCCCACGTTTCTTCACCTAACCAATCTAGCCCTGAAGCATCATCACCTAAGCCAGAAGGAATCATGTCATCAATGGGTAAAGCTATGTCAGCATCATCCGCCGTGGCAAAATACATCGCAGTGGGATTTACCTTAAAAGGCCGATGATGACTATACCCGTTGAGTGAGTCTGCATTTAAAGATATTTCTGGACACAATAGACCGTCAAAATCCTTTTGGAGATATAAAATCGGTAACGCCCAGTAACTCTGGTGAGAACCATAAGCAGAAATTAATCCCTGACGTACCCGACTGACACACAAATCCACCGGATATCCCTGGCTGAGGTTGCGGTAAAACAATTGTGTCAAAGTTAGCGCTACTTCATCGGGAATTCGTTCTGACATTGCCAAAACGCCCCTAATGCCCCGTCTGACTAGGCTTTCTGTCAAATTACGTTCACCCGTCATCTCCCCAACAGGATCGGATGTAGCAGTGTATGCTCCCCAACAGGAATTAAACACAGCCATTTGAATATTATTATTCACCAGCAAGCCTGCTAAATCATCACCACTAAGAGTTTCTGTTAAGCCAGTTCTTCTACTGACAAGATAAATTTGTCCCCCGTTCGGCCCTAAGTTACTATGACCGGAGTAGTGTAGAACTTGGTATCTTCCTTGTTCTAAAGCTTGGGTTAATTCTTCGCGCCCTGGTTGGTCTAGCAGCGTCAGTTCAATATCTGGAAAATGATTGCCACTTTCATCAGTTCGTGCTGTTTGACGGTGGAGTTCAGCTTGGAGGTTAATAGCTTCTTGTTTGAGCAAATCGAGGCGAACTTGATCAGGAGGGGAAGCCAGCACCATCAAGACTTTCACACCACCAGTTTCGGGTAGTGCGGGTCTGTTTCTAGATGGCAAACGAGATGTTGCCATCATTCCGCTTTGGTAGCGAGAAAACGCAATATAAGGACCAGTAGCTAGGGGGCGATCGCCTGCGTGCATCACTTCCCACGGCAGACGTGCTAACCTGATATCTTTTAGCCCCAAACGTAGCCGCAGGATTTGTTGGTGATTCTGGGCAATACCTTGAGCAGTAATCCAACTGTCTCTGAGAGTGCCTTGAAACAGTGCATTATAAAATTGCTGTCCCAATGCCACCAGATTAACAGAGTTTCTAGCAATGGCTTCTCCCTGCAACAGGGACTTTAGCGGATCATTCATTAAATGTCCAGCAGATGCCAACCACTCAGCTACAGGCCAAGTTACCAGTTCTTCCGCCAATGGCACCCCAGGCGCGACTTGTTCGGTCCGTACCAAGTAGTCATTCTGCCCTACTGGGGTTACGGAAATGTGAAATTCCTGGGTCACAACTTTTTCTGTTCGCCTCCTAAATCTAGCTTGAAACGCGAAAGTTTCAATTCGATTTTTCGCTCCTTCTGATACCTTAGATGCATCCTGCTACTGAATGTTTCTGAACCAAGTTGTTTTGCTGCCTCGGCTATAAGTTTATCTGGATTAGCTCGCACCTGGCTAAAAAAATTTATCAGGAAATAGGCTGAGTAGATGCAGCTTGCTTTTCAACTCCCTGAGTCGGCTAATCTCTACTGACGGTTTTTTTGATCAGAATTTTCTCCGGACAATGGTAGATGTGCCAGGAAGATTAAATTAGTAGATGCACCCTGATAACTAACTCCCCTGACTGGCTAACACCCGTTGGGGGATTTTTTTATGCAATTCACAGTTTTTTCCAATTTTCTCCGGACAATCGTAGATATGCCAGGAAGATTAAATTAGTAGATGCACCCTGATAACTAACTCCCCTGACTGGCTAACACCCGTTGGGGGATTTTTTTATGCAATTCACAGTTTCTCCCAATTTTCTCCGGACAATGGTAGATGTGCCAGGAAGATTAAATTAGTAGATGCACCCTGATAACTAACTCCCCTGACTGGCTAACACCCGTTGGGGGATTTTTTTATGCAATTCACAGTTTCTCCCAATTTTCTCCGGACAATCGTAGATATGCCAGGAAGATTAAATTAGTAGATGCACCCTGATAACTAACTCCCCTGACTGGCTAACACCCGTTGGGGGATTTTTTTATGCAATTCACAGTTTCTCCCAATTTTCTCCGGACAATGGTAGATGTGCCAGGAAGATTAAATTAGTAGATGCACCCTGATAACTAACTCCCCTGACTGGCTAACACCCGTTGGGGGATTTTTTTATGCAATTCACAGTTTCTGATAATTGTCCGGGAAATGGTAGATATGCTCAGAAGATTAAATTGGTAGATGCACCCTGATAACTAACACCCCTGACTGGCTAACACCCGTTGGGGGATTTTTTTATGCAATTCACAGTTTCTGATAATTTTCTCCGGACAATGGTAGATATGCCAGGAAGATTAAATTAGTAGATGCACCCTGATAACTAACTCCCCTGACTGGCTAACACCCGTTGGGGGATTTTTTTATGCAATTCACAGGTTTCTCCGGGAAATGGTAGATACGCTCAGAAGATTAAATTAGTAGATGCACCCTGATAACTAACTCCCCTGACTGGCTAACACCCGTTGGGGGATTTTTTTATGCAATTCACAGGTTTTGAGAATTTTCTCCGGGAAATGGTAGATATGACACGAAGATTAAATTGGTAGATGCACCCTGATAACTAACTCCCCTGACTGGCTAACACCCGTTGGGGGATTTTTTTATGCAATTCACAGGTTTTAAGAATTTTCTCCGGGAAATGGTAGATATGCTCAGAAGATTAAATTGGTAGATGCACCCTGATAACTAACTCCCCTGACTGGCTAACACCCGTTGGGGGATTTTTTTGGGCATTTTTCCGGGAAATGGTAGATATGACACGAAGATTAAATTGGTAGATGCACCCTGATAACTAACTCCCCTGACTGGCTAACACCCGTTGGGGGATTTTTTTATGCAATTCACAGTTTCTGATAATTGTCCGGGAAATGGTAGATACGCTCAGAAGATTAAATTGGTAGATGCACCCTGATAACTAACTCCCCTGACTGGCTAACACCCGTTGGGGGATTTTTTTGGGCATTTTTCCGGGAAATGGTAGATACGCTCAGAAGATTAAATTGGTAGATGCACCCTGATAACTAACTCCCCTGACTGGCTAACACTCGTTGGGGGATTTTTTTATGCAATTCACAGTTTCTGATAATTGTCCGGGAAATGGTAGATGTGCCAGGAAGATTAAATTAGTAGATGCACCCTGATAACTAACTCCCCTGACTGGCTAACACCCGTTGGGGGATTTTTTTTGGGCATTTTTCCGGGAAATGGTAGATATGACACGAAGATTAAATTGGTAGATGCACCCTGATAACTAACTCCCCTGACTGGCTAACACTCGTTGGGGGATTTTTTTGTGCATTTCACAGTAACCATCATTGATAATGATACGTTTCTCCGGAGAATGGTAGTTGCAGAGCGAAGATTAAATTGGTAGATGCAACCTGATAATTAGTTCCCCTGCCTGACTAACACTCATAGGGGGATTTTTTGCTTCTGTGAACA encodes:
- the hetF gene encoding cell division protein HetF, with the protein product MTQEFHISVTPVGQNDYLVRTEQVAPGVPLAEELVTWPVAEWLASAGHLMNDPLKSLLQGEAIARNSVNLVALGQQFYNALFQGTLRDSWITAQGIAQNHQQILRLRLGLKDIRLARLPWEVMHAGDRPLATGPYIAFSRYQSGMMATSRLPSRNRPALPETGGVKVLMVLASPPDQVRLDLLKQEAINLQAELHRQTARTDESGNHFPDIELTLLDQPGREELTQALEQGRYQVLHYSGHSNLGPNGGQIYLVSRRTGLTETLSGDDLAGLLVNNNIQMAVFNSCWGAYTATSDPVGEMTGERNLTESLVRRGIRGVLAMSERIPDEVALTLTQLFYRNLSQGYPVDLCVSRVRQGLISAYGSHQSYWALPILYLQKDFDGLLCPEISLNADSLNGYSHHRPFKVNPTAMYFATADDADIALPIDDMIPSGLGDDASGLDWLGEETWGDLVDEIESDDDPHYAEDSALVSDLFRQLDHQKAANDQVFMHRGLVQPIVNNQLPEDPAASDVASLNQQVDLWGEMPETVSEATQNFTQDRQNPPLRKSSPPASSRPRPRTHDRLRPIVGIVASALAIAQRSAGKLTVGLVMIIGLGLWLHNQQPSFSPDIPRIYTQPPFRESQPETDITKAATGIVTAQATEKLSRGDLQGGLVAVAELLNRGALSAAETALNLVPPNQLDDPSVNFFKGRLAWQFVQIGDKKYSIDDARRYWESAVKSQPDSLLYNNALGFAYYAEDNLNRANNSWFKALDLALKQQNTASTVPVASNRKLSEDALTSYAGLALGLYTSASNQPGTNKQRQYLNEAIKLKNMVITNDPVNFQINKLSNNWLWTEEAIENWRSLLQEKAENR